TTCCCTGGTTGGGTGGCACAAGCCAGTAGAGGACAGTGCCGAGGGCAGTGGCGGGGTGGGCCCAAGCCTGAGGCAGAGTGGAGTGGATTGAAGCAGGAGCGGTGCCGGAGCTTACTATCTGGGGAATGGGAGCCACCTGAGAAGTACAGGCCCACCTGCTTCTCAGTAGGGGGAGACTGGGCCTTGAGGTTCCCTCTTGCCTTCTTCTCTGTCTTAGTTCTGTCCATGGAGCTTCTGGCTGGAGCCAGCTTCTTTTGTACCTTTTCTTTTCTGGTGTGGGCCATTTTCTCAGCTGCCAAAGACATGGGTTCCTTGTGCCCTTTGCCTTTTGCCTTGGGGTTTAGACACTGCAGAAAGGACTTCATCGTATTTCTCAAGCCCGATTCTGGAAGGGTGGGCCCCATGTGACAATGGACTGGCACCACCTGCCTCTGCAAAACCCGACCTTGCAAAATTTGTCCCTGTGATGGCTTATGCTGAATGAGATGGCCTGGGAAAGGATGGCCCTGTGACACCTGGAACCCCACAGGCTGGACATTCTGAGGGATCCTTGCTGGGTTGAGGCTGACATTGAGCCTGGTTTGACTGTCTTGCAGGCCATTTTTCTTCGATTTCTCCCCTCCAGAGATTCCTGGAGGTGGCTCTGGGGGTTTGAGCTGAGGGTGATGCTGGGAACTGTGTTGACAGGGAGCATCAAGGTGCAAGCTGTGTCTCCGTCTCCGGGGGCTTTGGGGTGTcctgttcagcagcatcccttctggcctctgggcttcagcagagtggcttttttctcttgctgaggAGAGCACTAACCCTGCATCTCCTTCTCCGTGGTCTCCTGCTGATTTGGGTTTCCCtggctccttttcctttttagccAGCTTGGGCACTTGGGCTGAATACTTGCTCTTGCCAGGGCTTTGGGACTCAGGGCTCCAGGGCTCCTCCAGGCTGGGCTTGTTCACACTGGTCTCCACCTGAACACAAAGCACCTGGCCCTCTGTCATGTCTCCACTGGGTTGTGACATCTTGGAGAACTTGTAGGCAGAGGCATGGGGTGCTGCTCTGGAACTAGGTTGCTTCTGGTTCTGCTGCACTGCCTTTAACTCGAGGGCCAGCTGTCCTTTAAGGCAGAGCCATTTTGGATCTGGGGCACGGGGAATGTTTGGTGGGATGGGGAGATCCTGGAGTGATGCATCTCCTCGGTTGTTTAGACTCCCAAGAGACGCCTGTGTGGATGTGGTCTTTGGGATTACTGCAGTTTGTTTCCTGGACTCCCTAGCCTTTGTGGGAATTCCCCATTGTATCTCTAGCATTTTCCTTCTCAGATGGAAATTTAGTTTGGCCAGGATGGATTTCTTGAGGAGGTAGGGCTTGGCAGACTCTGTCTGGCTTTCTAGAGGCTGTGTCTCAATCATTCCTTCCACAGGCACTTCAGGCTGAGTATCATCTGCAGTTTCTGCACAAGTGTCATTGGCACCTTGAAGGCATGGCCCAGGGCTTAGACAACACTTCTCTTCAGTGTCAGAGGCAGCCCCCACCTCTGGAAATGCAGTCAGAGGTCCTGTTAAGATTTCAACAGGTTCAGGTACCACCTCTGTGACTATAGCTTCAGTAGTTATTGCTGGGGTAATGGCCTTGGAAGGAGCCACATAATAAGGAGGAGGCAGCCCTGACAAGAAGGCCAGATACTTGTGCCGTAAAGTTGTCTTCAGTTTCTCAATGGCTTCCTTGGACAGGGTTCGAGGTAGCTTTGGATGTTCAGTGACAGCTACTGGTGAGGTCTGTTGCTGCTGATCTAGGGATGTCGGCATCCTGGACATAATTTCCTGCTGTAGGTCCGTGTCCATTGCTGCCTGTAACTCCAGGGGCTTGCTTTCTGGGATGCAGGTGAAGGTAGCTACTTCGAGACCCCCAGGAATGATGCACTCACAAGACCTATATACATGGTCAGGGACCTTGCCCTGGTGAATCTGCTCACATTTGGAGTTGATGTGGCTCTTCAGTATTGCCTTGACTTGGTCAAATAAGTGTGGCATGAGGACTCGGTCCTCAAGTGTTGCCAAAGTGTCACCAGCCCCACCAATGGCTTctagggctgaggggtggggaccACTCACACTGGCTAGGGTTGTGCTGCTCCAGGATGGAGTCTGCTGGTGAGTGGGGGACAGGAGCAACTTGAAGGACTGCTGGATCTTTGGGGGCAGGCCCCAGCGATGGTGAATCAACTGCCTCTGGAGGTGGAATTTCAGCAGCCTCCGGGTATGGTCTGGCAAGAGGAGTTCTCTTGTGAGGATGGAGATGGGCTTTCCTGGCCAGGAAGTTTTCACAGTTTCTGGAGACTGGGCTGTGTCACCACACTTATATGTCACAGGGCTCTGGGTATGCTGAGCTCTCTGGAAAACAGCTGGCAAACTGCACTGCCGCTGGAGCTGCCTCTGCAGTAGGTGCCACTCTAAGGCTTCACACTGGGCCAGAGTCAGAAATGGGACATTGGCCTGAGCTGGTGGATGGTCACAGGGCATGACCCAATTTGGGGAtgatgggggtgagggtgggtgtgACTGGGGTGGTGTTTTAGGcaacagagggaggaaggagaggtcCTTGAGGAGAAAAGGATCCTTCAAGGGGAGCCTGGGCAGGCTGTTGTTTGTGGAGTGACCTTGAGAGCCCAAGAAGGTGTCAGCCAGGGACTCACTGTGCAGAGAAGGGAGGCCACAGAATAGCTGGCTGTATTTCTGCTGCAAATGGCCCACAGAGTCCTCAGCCTGTTGCCCAGGAAGTGGGTAGAAGCCACTGAAATCTTTAAGGGCTGCAGAGGGCAAGGCCAGAGCCATGTGGTTTGGGTTTTGGTGGTAGTGGTGTCTTTGTATTGGGTCTGTAAGAGACCATTGAGAAACCCAGAATGCCTGGGTTGCCTGGCCAGCCATACATGAACCCCAGGTCTGGTAGGAAGTAGCTGCAAGTTTCTCAGCAGAGAATTCATAAGTATCGTCTTGAATGAAAGAAACTGGTTGGTTATTCAGAGGTTGGTAAAACAATGGTGGGCTTGGCATAAGCTGCTTCAGGGACTCCTCTACACGTCTGGGCAGCCCCCACCTCTGGAAATGCATCCATTTTTTGACATGTACCTCCAGAAGCCTCAGGACTTCAGGACTGGGGAATGGCAGGTGGGTAGGGAGGACAGTGAGCATAGGTAAGGCTACAGGATGTGTCATGGTAGTGATCACTTGGTTCATGGTCAGCAGAGGGACCTGGGGATACAAGCGCTGCTGATCTTGGTTCCCACACACAAGGTCAAGGTTGCTCTTTAATATGTTCTGCTGGTTCACTGGAATCCTAGATTCCTCAGACTTTGAAGAAGACATAGTCACTGGGGCCCTGGGAATTTCTGGCACTTGAAATGCCTGACGTAGCTGTAGGTGGTGAGCCCAGTAATCATGGATGCAAACTGAATTGGGTGACTGGGCAGCTGGCAAGGTTAAGCATTTCTGATCCATTAATTGTGATGCTGAAGGGGTTGCAGGTGGAAGTGAAAGTTCTTGAGTGTGTGTGGAATGATGCTCCAGACTGTgctcaaaaaataaattggacttgGGTAAAATCTCCAGGGAAGAGGAACTCTGTGATGGCCCCAGTGAAGTGGGAGATATCAGGGTGTTCTCACTCTCCAGCAGCTGCTGGATCTCCAGAGCCATGGTATTGCAGACTTGGCAGCAGGTATCTGCACATAGTAGCCTCCGCACACGTCCCTCCTGGGGAAGCCAGCTCTGGCTGGAAGAGAAAACATGGCGATAATAGTGATAGAGTGACATCTGCCTCTTTGTGGTCTGGAGATTGTGGTCTGGAGATTGGCCGTGCCCTCCACAGTCCTACATGCCTTGGGGCCTTCCCCACACCCCCCCGTGTTTACTCCTCCAGTGCTGGCTGGAGCTAGGATACCACAAAGAACAACTGATCACCTTTTCATGACAGACAGCAGCTCCCATGGCTTCTCAGCTTCTCTCCAGGAAAGTCTCCTAGCTGAGAAACCAGGAGACAGTGTTACATGGAATGAGAGAGGATTTGGGACATCCTATAGAAGCTAAAGGCCTCTGAATGAGAAGAGACTGAAAACCCCAACAGTCGATGCCCTAAGGCACGTCTGGGTACAACTCAACCAGTTACAGAGTGTTGTCCTGGATCTATCCCATTAGGTCTTCACAGCCACATGTGAGTGAGGCGAGGTCTTCAGATGCCCATTTCATGGATAAAAGACTCAGAGCTGGAGTGACTACCACAGGGTTTAATAACAGGTAAATGACACAGTTAAGCACTTTGCCCTACTTCCTCATTGTTCATCCCTGGTGTAAGGTGCAGGATTTTTGAACATTCCCAGGTTCAGACCCTAGAAAGTCTTCAGGGAGAATTTGTCAACTTGGGGAATTGGAACCTTTTGTGGTTAGAGTACCTGTTCCAGGCACCAGAGGTCAAAGAGGGACAAAATTCATGAGACCTCACCCACAGTGGAGGGGAGTCAGAGACAAGATTGGGACTTTACCTCTAGATACTGCATCTTTAGCTTTGTGTCTGAGTGTTCGGTGACGCTGAAAGACAAAAAAGTTAAAGTGTGAAGGTGGGACactgttttcatctttatatCCCAAATGAGtctaatatacatttttaatacctTTCTAATTATctgtctgtatttttatttacttttattcccATACTCCATCTTTTTCCACCCCTACATTTCCCTTCTCTGCTTACTTCTGTTTCATTTCAAGGCTCTTCCATACTCTATATCTTCCAGTTATTTTCAGGAGAAATTCTGTGTGAGGTTTATGATGAAACAGGAGAAAGAGTAAAACAAATTAAAGGGTATCTAGGTCTAACATCTAAAGGACCTCTGGTAACAAATACCTTAATGGACCACTAACCAGAAGAATCTTCCTTATTGGGaggtcttcttcttcttctattttaaaaatattttacttatttattttagggagaggggaagggaaggagaaagagggaaagaaacatcagtgtgtggttgcctctcagtgccccctactgggaacctggcctgcaacccagacatgtgccctagactggaaatcgaactggtagtcctttggatcacaggcctgtgctcaatccactgagctataccagccagggcatttggAGGTCTTCTGAGATCCAGTGATGTAgattccatttcatctaggtttctACCCAAGGTTGAAAGAGAAGTTCTTGATTTTTTCAGTTAGAATACATTGCAGGGATAGCTCAGTAAGGAATTGTTTCTCACTTTGAGAAGAAAAGTACCACGTCAGAGTAACTAAATGCATGGTATAAAAATTGCAGGGAGGATAAAAGAGAGGTTCTGAAGTCTTAAAACTTCTTATCTGAAGCTTAATTAGTTCCTTTATAGTCATAGTGTTTCCCTACCTGGCAGCAGCTCCTTTTAGGTTCTAACCCTAATCCTTGGTAACTGTTTTTCACTTGCCAGATAATTAAGATAATAATGAAGATGGAGCCATAGGTATATAAGGGATGCATCAAATCCCACAGAACAAAAGCAGGGCTCATCATAATCTAAACCTCATAAGCATGAGGAGACCAACCATCCGTACATCTAGGTGGTTAGGATCCTAGTACCTAATGATTCCTAATGCTCTGCCTTGTCATCTCCACCTCACAAACAATGGAACCAGGTCACCAGACTGCATCACAAAGCCCTTCTGTTTTACAAGGTAGGGGTAGTGTTCGAGACCTTTATGTCTTAAGTTTGTGTTGTGATTCAGTCTGTTGATGAGGGTGACTTGTTTTCTTTAAGGTTTATAGAGCCAGAGACTAAAGGTGCTCACTCACAGGTAGCGTCTATGCTCCATCTTTGTCTTCACTCTTCACACCCTACACCAGTCTGATGGCTTGGCTCTTTCCTTCATGACAATTTCTGGTCACCCACTCCCAGAAAACTGAGTGTTTAGGGACACAGGACATCTATTAAGAAAGAGGGACAAAGGAATCTTCACCAACACCCCCACCTATACTGAAAATGTATCTGAGGAGTGCACACAAGCTTAGGGAGGGCAGAGTCTGGTTAATGGAGAGCTTTGATGTTCCAAGCAATGTTGATAGGGAATTGGAAGTACTTGAACAGGACCATGGCTGATGTGGCTGGGAAAGGCCAAAGTGGTAGTATCTCTAAATGCCTTGTGAGAAGCAGGAAGGAGTACCTCTCAGTCTATGTGGCCTTAACTTGCAGAGGTATGGGAAGAGATTGTAAACACTATCTTCCATGGAGATACACTAATGAGACTCACAAATGGAGTTATTTTAATAGTTGATTTTCTAGAGcgtattttttttaccatgttaCAGAACTCTATCTGTTCATGGAGATGACTATCTACAGAGATGGGTTAGTGGCCATGTAACTACTGtgtttttaggactataagatgcatctaggttttagaggaaaataggaaaaaattttgaagcaaaaaaatgtggtaaaatatttaataacctgtgaccctgctccacgctgccgcccccagccccccccccccacccgtgagccaggtaagctacatttggactataagacgcaccattcttttcctccaaaatttggggggagtacatcttatagtctgaaaaacacagtaaatgCTGACCCTGCTGCCTATCACTTCAAAAGCCATTACttaagaggcaggtgctgatgtaaaggaaagtggttttattcaggtgccagcAACCTGGAAGATGAGGGACTCTCGTTTCAAAGCCCATCTTAGCATCTCAGGCACATGGCTAGTTTATATGGGAGAACTGTGGGAAGAGGGGAATTAAGGAATTTCTGGTAATGTGCAGTTTCTTAGCTCCGCTCTTGGGTAGTTTCAATGTTATATCTCATGTGTGAGTCATCATGTAGTTTCATCACTTCATTTGCAGTTTCACTGCTGATATCTTGAACAAGACATGCAAGTAGTGTTTGTGCTGGTTCTGATATGTGTTGCTGACGCTTGCCCAATTTCTTGCGGTCAGGGTCATTCCTTGGTTAAACAGGAGCTGCAACTACTGATGtctataaatacttttttaaaaaaagattttatttatttatttttggagagggaagggagggagaaagagagagagaaacatcaatatgcggttgctgggggtcatggcctgcaacccagacatgtaccctgactgggaatcgaacctgcgacactttggttcgcagcccgcgctcaatccactgagctacaccagccagggcttataaataCTTATAAAGAGACTTTTGATGTATGTGAATCTTCTATGTTTCTTTGTATAAGGTATTCTATAATTACCACCTGATTAGTATGTTACATTAACTTCAATCACTGCTACAATTCTCCACTGTCAATTCCTCCTTCATATCTTTGGAACTATTGACGTCCTCTTAGTTTTCTGGGGGAATGAAAAACTTGAGCCTGTTGTAAAGCAAAATTTTGTGAGTTAGAAGCAGATACATTTTTTTAGAGGTACCTGTTGAATAGATACAATTTTTCTGGCATGGGAAAAGTAAGCCATATCCTCTCTAGATCTCTCTTCATAAACCTTCTTCAAATTTGCACAGACTCTGCAATGAAAACAATCTTTCTACAATTTACATAGTACCTTTTAGTGTGCTTCTTCTTAACCCATTTAGAAATAACCAACTTTAGAAcagattattttctccttttcctttaacAAGAGTCTTCATATTTTATaccttctattttttaacttaattagaATTCTTTAGATTGAttcttttatgaatatatttcataACTTCTAGAAACAGGTTTTTTCCATTGGCAAACATATTCACATTTTCATGGGACATACTTCAAATAAATTATAAGATATATTCATGAACAGATCCAAGTCCATTTTCTgcaataaaaaatcaaagtagGCAAACTGAGATCAATTAATAATTTTAGTATCCTGTTATTTCAAAATacctatatatttaataattttcaccAGATAACCCAGCAAAAACCCAATGACCCAAGTCACCCAAGACTTTGGAAAACTATGTTTAGGCATAATTATAATCAATATCAAAAAGtttatcaaaagcttttcattttagtTACATCTATTTATTGGTTATTAACAACtttataagactttttaaaatatattttattgattatgctattacagttgtcccatttcccccttcactcccctccaccctgtaccccctctcccacccacgttccccccctttagtccatgtccatgtgtcatacttatgagttctttagcttctacatttcccgtactattcttgccctccccctatctattttcaacctacattctatgctacttattctctataccttttccccctctttcctcctcccacccctactgctagccccccatgtgccctccatttctgtggttctgttcctattctagttgtttgcttagtttcttttggttttgctttaggtgtggttgttaataactgtgagtttgctgtccttttactatacatgtcttttctttatcttcttttcttagataagtccctttagcatttcataaagtaagggcttggtgatgatgaactcctttaatttgaccttatctgaaaagcactttatcttctcttccattctaaatgagagctttgctggatagagtcatcttggatgtaggtctttgcctttcatgacttggaatatttctttccagccccttcttgcctgtaaggtctcttttgagaaatcagctgacagtctgatgggaactcctttgtaggttactgtccccttatctcttgctgcttctaggattctctccttcgtttttatcttggctaatggatgtgccttggtgtgtttcttcttgggtccaacttctttggggctctctgcgctccttggatttcttggaagactgttccctttgccagtttggggaagttctcctttattatttgttcaaataacttttccacttgttggtcctccccttctggtacccctataattcggatgttggaacatttaaaggtgtcctggatgctcttaagcttcctcgattttcctcgattttttgaattcttatttcatcatgctttcctgcttggttgattctatcttccttctggtccactgtgttgttttgagactcagattccttcctttcactattggctctcctccgtatatcttcctgcatctcttttatggtaatctgcattttttcatgtaatttgcatccaaaatcagccagttccgtgagcttcctgatcaccagtgttttgaactgtgcatctgatagattggctatttcttagtcactcaaaaggatgagtcctgggggactgatctgttctgctggaaacatatcttctgtctttccctgtctctcctattattttatttatttatttatttattttttctccggtctggtcactcttgttatggtggggggaggagccttaggtgttcaccggggctgggcaccccagtcgctagattgtgacattatatgtgggggcaggggtgggagcggggatgggagggatcaatggtgacccttccgttctcctggagtcagacacttccctgggcttctgggccgtgagctctgccctggtccacaatcgctgccccactgattcccccagccgctgctcacgtactcagggatcaccgctgccccGCTGCGCTcctgcgccccggatggctgtcgcgccgattttgcgccaaattttccccgacctatGCGCACCTAcgacccacgccagccccacgcccactcggctcgtcatcccctaccagtctggatgtacggtcTACTTCAACTtgttggctgtccaacttccatttagataaatcctctgacagttctgatattatgactgcaaatcattgttgtaaattattgttgttctgttcttggttgtgcgaggaggtacggtgcgtccacctattcctccatcttgccggaagtctctatTTCTTTGCATGCCACTTTATAAGACTTTAAATCATATATTATGCAAGTAATTTTTTGACAAATTCTGTAACAGAGATAACATGAACTTATTCCTGCAAACCCAggcaaaacaaatatatatatatatatatatatatatatataatgttaataactttaaaagatatcAACTAAACTTAAACCAGCCTCAATACCAACTATTTTTCCAGACCACATGATcctgaaataaaacatttgatgTAGTTCTTATTTATATTCTTACGATATACATAAATAGTGTTATTAATAATTGTACAgaatgcaagatttttttttgtccttgacAACCTTAAGGAGGTTGGAGGAGAGGTGGGGCAGGTACCAGGCTTGGCTGGCTTTAGccacttgattttaaaaatgcccatttttttcccttcatattGAGGTGGGACAGTTACCCCTGTTGTTTCCACAGGATTTAGGGGTGACATTACATCCTCCATTGTTTCTGGGGCCACCATAGGTCCTGTACCTCCAGGAGGAGTACTTAAAGGActtatctcctcatttttcttctttctgcattTACAGTCTGGAAAGGGCATGAGACCTTTTACCCCTCTTTGAACGATGTATATAAATCATTTCTGAGTAGAATCTTTATGATGTAGCAACATGAAAATTTGCACATAAAAGATCTTATTCCATTGACAAGACCTTTGTCAAAATAATTCTAATTAGTCACGAACTTAAAGCTGTAAGTTGACCATTCAGCTAAAATGCAACCTAATGCATTCTCTAATGGAAATGAAACCAAGCCGCCCATTtcacaacaaaaccaaaacagactAAAACAtggaattccagccaagatggaggcacaggtagaaaccctttgcttcctcgcacaaccaaaaggagtaTAACAGCCaatctagaatcaataaacaaccagaagtgccagaaaatcaaattgcatggaacttcgacaaccagggaattaaagaaacagtcaaacagaacaaccagactggtaaggcagtgGACAGAGAGAAACCACAGTGAGGTGGCAGACCATGTGGACGGGGCTGGCTGTGGTGAGGCAGcaggctgtgtgggaggggctgacttaaggggaaactgagactcagagctggctgtggactatggcagaTGCCACCGTGAGagaaaactcccagtctcacaagagagttggttggaaagtgggctagagacaagcaggccagctgcattgttccctctctggcccctcccccactagcAGTGCTGCAGCatagcaaggagggttgccctaccctgctgaatacctaaggccccatccCCTTAGCACTTAACAGGTGCTCTgagcaaagaaatagggccacaatgaaagaacagagcaaaacttcagaaagagagctaagtgatgaggagatagccaacctatctgatggagaatttaaagccctggtaatcaaaatgctcacagaactgattgagcttggttgataagtggaagaacaaatgaaagataccccaaatgaaataaagcaaaatattcagggaaccaacagtgacaggaaggaaatcaggactcacattaacgatttggaacaaaaggaagaaataaatatccaactggaacagaatgaagaaacaggaattcaaaaaaatgaagagagacttttgaacctctgggacaacttgaaacattccaatatccgaattataggggtgtcagaaggaaaagaacaacagcaagaaattggaaatttatttgaacaaataatgaaggaaagcttccccaatctggtgaaggaaatagacttccaagaagtccaggaagcccagagagtcccaaacaagttggacccaaagaacacaccaaggcacatcatcattaagttacccaatattaaagacaaagagagaatcttaaaagcagcaagaggaaaggaaagagttacctacaaaggagtgcccataaggctatcagctaatttctcaaagaCACCtgataggcaagaaggggctggaaagaagtattccaagtcatgaaaggcaaggacctacatccaagattactctatctagcaaagctatcatttagaatggaagggcaaataatgtacttcccagataaaatcaagttaaaggagtttatcatcaccaaggccttattatatgaaatgttaaagggacttatctaagaaaaagaagatcaaaactatgaacattaaaatgacaacaaactcacaactatcaacaaacgaacataaaaaaataaaagaaaaacaatgaaaacaaaaactaagcaaacaactagaacaggaacagaatcagagaaatggacatcatctggagggttttcagtggggagtgggaagggaggaataggggggaaaaggcacagggagggAGAAGTGTAATTGGttggcattaaatagatggg
This sequence is a window from Phyllostomus discolor isolate MPI-MPIP mPhyDis1 chromosome 3, mPhyDis1.pri.v3, whole genome shotgun sequence. Protein-coding genes within it:
- the LOC114491513 gene encoding protein FAM205A-like, encoding MMSPAFVLWDLMHPLYTYGSIFIIILIIWQVKNSYQGLGLEPKRSCCQRHRTLRHKAKDAVSRARRLSWREAEKPWELLSVMKSQSWLPQEGRVRRLLCADTCCQVCNTMALEIQQLLESENTLISPTSLGPSQSSSSLEILPKSNLFFEHSLEHHSTHTQELSLPPATPSASQLMDQKCLTLPAAQSPNSVCIHDYWAHHLQLRQAFQVPEIPRAPVTMSSSKSEESRIPVNQQNILKSNLDLVCGNQDQQRLYPQVPLLTMNQVITTMTHPVALPMLTVLPTHLPFPSPEVLRLLEVHVKKWMHFQRWGLPRRVEESLKQLMPSPPLFYQPLNNQPVSFIQDDTYEFSAEKLAATSYQTWGSCMAGQATQAFWVSQWSLTDPIQRHHYHQNPNHMALALPSAALKDFSGFYPLPGQQAEDSVGHLQQKYSQLFCGLPSLHSESLADTFLGSQGHSTNNSLPRLPLKDPFLLKDLSFLPLLPKTPPQSHPPSPPSSPNWVMPCDHPPAQANVPFLTLAQCEALEWHLLQRQLQRQCSLPAVFQRAQHTQSPVTYKCGDTAQSPETVKTSWPGKPISILTRELLLPDHTRRLLKFHLQRQLIHHRWGLPPKIQQSFKLLLSPTHQQTPSWSSTTLASVSGPHPSALEAIGGAGDTLATLEDRVLMPHLFDQVKAILKSHINSKCEQIHQGKVPDHVYRSCECIIPGGLEVATFTCIPESKPLELQAAMDTDLQQEIMSRMPTSLDQQQQTSPVAVTEHPKLPRTLSKEAIEKLKTTLRHKYLAFLSGLPPPYYVAPSKAITPAITTEAIVTEVVPEPVEILTGPLTAFPEVGAASDTEEKCCLSPGPCLQGANDTCAETADDTQPEVPVEGMIETQPLESQTESAKPYLLKKSILAKLNFHLRRKMLEIQWGIPTKARESRKQTAVIPKTTSTQASLGSLNNRGDASLQDLPIPPNIPRAPDPKWLCLKGQLALELKAVQQNQKQPSSRAAPHASAYKFSKMSQPSGDMTEGQVLCVQVETSVNKPSLEEPWSPESQSPGKSKYSAQVPKLAKKEKEPGKPKSAGDHGEGDAGLVLSSAREKSHSAEAQRPEGMLLNRTPQSPRRRRHSLHLDAPCQHSSQHHPQLKPPEPPPGISGGEKSKKNGLQDSQTRLNVSLNPARIPQNVQPVGFQVSQGHPFPGHLIQHKPSQGQILQGRVLQRQVVPVHCHMGPTLPESGLRNTMKSFLQCLNPKAKGKGHKEPMSLAAEKMAHTRKEKVQKKLAPARSSMDRTKTEKKARGNLKAQSPPTEKQVGLYFSGGSHSPDSKLRHRSCFNPLHSASGLGPPRHCPRHCPLLACATQPGNPP